A region of Epinephelus fuscoguttatus linkage group LG1, E.fuscoguttatus.final_Chr_v1 DNA encodes the following proteins:
- the LOC125888057 gene encoding GATA zinc finger domain-containing protein 14-like, whose protein sequence is MTQCHTHTHTHTHTHTQRGSNNRCSKCRLSNNRCSNNRRNNKRHGNSRSSNKTSINSIHSNNRHSNNRSSNSRHSNSRSSTNRRSNNRSSNNRSSNSRSSNYRRSNNRRSNSRCSNSRRSNNRSSNNRRSNSRSSNNRCSNNRSSNNRRSNSRSSNTRRSYSTSSNNRRSNTRRSNSRSNNNRRSNSRSSNNRRSNSRHGNSRSSNNRSSKSRSSNNRCSNNRSSNSRSSNNRCSNNRHSYSRSSNNRCSNSRHSNNRSSNNRSSNSRCSNNRRSNSRSSNNRCSNNRHSNNRSSNNRSSNSRCSNNRRSNSRSSNNRCSNNRHSNNRSSNNRSSNSRCSNNRRSNSRHSNNRCSNNRHSNNRSSNNRSSNSRCSNNRRSNSRSSNNRCSNSRHSNNRCSNSRSSKSRCSNNRCSNNRHSKSRRSNNRSSNNRCSNNRRSKSRRSNNRRSNNRHSNNRCSNNRSSNNRCSNNRSSNNRCSNNRHSNNRCSNSRHSKSRRNNNRRSNNRCSNSRCSKSRRSNNRHSKSRRSNSRSSNNRYSNNRRSTNRSSNNRRSNSRRSNSRHSNNRSSNNRRSNNRCSNSRRSKSRRSNNRSSNNRRSKNRRSNSRSSNNRRSNNRSSNNRRSKSRRSNNRSSNNRCSNNRRSNNRCSNNRRSKSRRSNSRSSNNRSSNNRCGNNS, encoded by the coding sequence ATGACccaatgtcacacacacacacacacacacacacacacacacacacagagaggcagtaACAACAGATGTAGTAAATGCAGACTTAGTAACAACAGATGTAGTAACAATAGACGTAATAACAAAAGACATGGTAACAGCAGAAGCAGTAACAAGACAAGTATTAACAGCATACATAGTAACAACAGACATAGTAACAACAGAAGTAGTAACAGCAGACATAGTAACAGCAGAAGTAGTACCAACAGACGTAGTAACAACAGAAGTAGTAACAACAGAAGTAGTAACAGCAGAAGTAGTAACTACAGACGTAGTAACAACAGACGTAGTAACAGCAGATGTAGTAACAGCAGACGCAGTAACAACAGAAGTAGTAACAACAGACGTAGTAACAGCAGAAGTAGTAACAACAGATGTAGTAACAACAGAAGTAGTAACAATAGACGTAGTAACAGCAGAAGTAGTAACACCAGACGTAGTTACAGCACAAGTAGTAACAACAGACGTAGTAACACCAGACGTAGTAACAGCAGAAGTAATAACAACAGGCGTAGTAACAGCAGAAGTAGTAACAACAGACGTAGTAACAGCAGACATGGTAACAGCAGAAGTAGTAACAACAGAAGTAGTAAAAGCAGAAGTAGTAACAACAGATGTAGTAACAACAGAAGTAGTAACAGCAGAAGTAGTAACAACAGATGTAGTAACAACAGACATAGTTACAGCAGAAGTAGTAACAACAGATGTAGTAACAGCAGACATAGTAACAACAGAAGTAGTAACAACAGAAGCAGTAACAGCAGATGTAGTAACAACAGACGTAGTAACAGCAGAAGTAGTAACAACAGATGTAGTAACAACAGACATAGTAACAACAGAAGTAGTAACAACAGAAGCAGTAACAGCAGATGTAGTAACAACAGACGTAGTAACAGCAGAAGTAGTAACAACAGATGTAGTAACAACAGACATAGTAACAACAGAAGTAGTAACAACAGAAGCAGTAACAGCAGATGTAGTAACAACAGACGTAGTAACAGCAGACATAGTAACAACAGATGTAGTAACAACAGACATAGTAACAACAGAAGTAGTAACAACAGAAGCAGTAACAGCAGATGTAGTAACAACAGACGTAGTAACAGCAGAAGTAGTAACAACAGATGTAGTAACAGCAGACATAGTAACAACAGATGTAGTAACAGCAGAAGTAGTAAAAGCAGATGTAGTAACAACAGATGTAGTAACAACAGACATAGCAAAAGCAGACGTAGTAACAACAGAAGCAGTAACAACAGATGTAGTAACAACAGACGTAGTAAAAGCAGACGCAGTAACAACAGACGTAGTAACAACAGACATAGTAACAACAGATGTAGTAACAACAGAAGTAGTAACAACAGATGTAGTAACAACAGAAGTAGTAACAACAGATGTAGTAACAACAGACATAGTAACAACAGATGTAGCAACAGCAGACATAGTAAAAGCAGACGTAATAACAACAGACGTAGTAACAACAGATGTAGTAACAGCAGATGTAGTAAAAGCAGACGTAGTAACAACAGACATAGTAAAAGCAGACGTAGTAACAGCAGAAGTAGTAACAACAGATATAGTAACAACAGACGTAGTACCAATAGAAGTAGTAACAACAGACGTAGTAACAGCAGACGTAGTAACAGCCGACATAGTAACAACAGAAGTAGTAACAACAGACGTAGTAACAACAGATGTAGTAACAGCAGACGTAGTAAAAGCAGACGTAGTAACAACAGAAGTAGTAACAACAGACGTAGTAAAAACAGACGTAGTAACAGCCGAAGTAGTAACAACAGACGTAGTAATAACAGAAGTAGTAACAACAGACGTAGCAAAAGCAGACGTAGTAACAACAGAAGTAGTAACAACAGATGTAGTAACAACAGACGTAGTAACAACAGATGTAGTAACAACAGACGTAGTAAAAGCAGACGTAGTAACAGCAGAAGTAGTAACAACAGAAGTAGTAACAACAGATGTGGTAACAACAGCtga